Proteins from a single region of Thamnophis elegans isolate rThaEle1 unplaced genomic scaffold, rThaEle1.pri scaffold_123_arrow_ctg1, whole genome shotgun sequence:
- the LOC116523249 gene encoding lysosomal acid glucosylceramidase-like, translated as MQSGDALAVLFLVFLGMVEAGARQPCSPKLLGENAMVCVCNATFCDTVDPLSLPDVGNFVKYTTSREGQRLERSEGQIVDTSSGTSGGIFYTYNPSVQHQYVKGFGGALTDSAAINILRLSYGAQNHLLRSYFSDEGIEYNLLRWPIGCSDFSTRPYSYGDRCVDDFELKCFELAPEDTKLRIPLLHRIMAHAERPLSLVGSPWTSPGWLRANNMVHGKSRLKGNPGDRYHKAWSLYFIRFLDEYAKNNITFWALSSQNEPVTALFISREEFPCNYFSPPHQRDFIIQDLGPALAASRHANVLLMILDDGRCHLPNWADQVIGNSTAAAFVSGIGIHWYFDSVTPAGLTLDITHRLYPDFFLLYTEACNGFLDWEVKVALGSWERGIYYSRNILSNLNHFVTGWIDWNLVLDMEGGPNWVDNPVDSPIIVNPLKDEFYKQPMFYHLGHFSKFITEGSVRVGLTSNCLFDICKLKTSAFLRPDGVAVAVVLNDGPADISFTILDHQVGYLKDRARAHSIQTYLWRRQL; from the exons ATGCAGTCCGGGGATGCTTTGGCTGTGCTGTTCCTTGTCTTCCTAGGGATGGTCGAGGCCGGAG CCCGCCAGCCCTGCAGTCCTAAACTCCTTGGCGAAAATGCCATGGTGTGCGTTTGCAACGCAACGTTCTGCGACACGGTGGACCCGCTCTCCCTCCCGGATGTCGGCAACTTCGTCAAGTACACAACCAGCAGGGAGGGACAACGCTTGGAGCGGAGCGAAGGGCAAATAGTAGATACCAGCTCAGGAACTTCAG GTGGGATTTTCTACACCTACAACCCCTCCGTTCAGCACCAATACGTCAAAGGCTTCGGCGGGGCGCTCACCGACTCTGCCGCCATCAACATCCTGCGTTTGTCTTACGGAGCCCAAAACCACCTTCTCCGCTCTTATTTCTCGGACGAAG GAATTGAGTACAATTTGCTGCGCTGGCCCATTGGCTGCTCCGACTTTTCCACACGGCCCTACAGTTACGGTGACCGATGCGTGGATGACTTCGAACTGAAGTGTTTTGAACTGGCCCCCGAAGACACCAAGCTTAGG ATCCCCCTGCTCCATCGTATCATGGCCCATGCGGAGAGGCCCCTCTCCCTGGTCGGCAGCCCTTGGACCAGTCCTGGCTGGCTAAGGGCCAACAACATGGTTCACGGCAAATCCCGGTTAAAGGGAAATCCAGGTGACCGTTACCACAAGGCCTGGAGTCTCTATTTTATCAG gttCTTAGATGAGTACGCCAAAAACAATATTACTTTCTGGGCACTCAGCTCTCAGAACGAACCAGTCACCGCCCTTTTCATAAGCCGCGAAGAGTTTCCGTGCAATTATTTCTCGCCGCCACATCAGCGCGACTTTATCATTCAAGATCTGGGTCCGGCCCTGGCCGCCAGCCGTCACGCCAATGTCCTCCTGATGATCCTGGATGACGGCAGGTGCCACTTGCCGAACTGGGCCGACCAG GTGATTGGCAATAGTACCGCAGCGGCCTTCGTGTCCGGCATTGGCATCCATTGGTACTTTGACTCGGTCACTCCAGCTGGACTTACTCTGGACATTACGCATCGCCTGTACCCCGATTTCTTTCTGCTCTATACAGAAGCTTGCAATGGTTTTCTGGATTGGGAGGTGAAGGTGGCCCTGGGAAGCTGGGAGAGAGGCATCTATTACAGCAGAAATATCCTGTCG AATCTCAACCACTTCGTCACCGGGTGGATCGACTGGAACTTGGTCCTCGACATGGAAGGGGGCCCCAATTGGGTGGACAATCCTGTGGACAGCCCCATCATAGTCAACCCCCTCAAGGATGAGTTCTACAAGCAGCCCATGTTCTACCACCTGGGGCATTTCAG CAAATTCATCACCGAAGGCTCTGTGAGAGTCGGGCTCACCTCCAACTGCTTGTTTGACATCTGTAAGTTGAAGACTTCGGCTTTCCTGAGACCCGACGGCGTTGCGGTGGCGGTGGTGTTGAACGA TGGGCCTGCCGATATTTCTTTCACTATCTTGGACCATCAGGTGGGTTACCTCAAGGACCGTGCGAGAGCTCACTCCATCCAAACTTACCTGTGGAGGAGGCAACTTTGA